The DNA region CATCCATGACTTCCCCCGGAAAACTTATCGTCCTTACAGGCCCTAGCGGTGTTGGGAAAGGCACCCTTGTCCGTGAACTATTACCCCGCCACGAGCAGCTTTTTTTATCGATCTCCGCAACAACCCGTCAACCCCGTACCGGAGAAGTAGACGGCAAAGATTATTTTTTTAAAAGCCGTGCAGAATTTGAAGCGATGATTGCGGCAAAAGAATTATTAGAGTGGGCGGAATATGCTGGCAATTATTATGGAACCCCTCTCCCTCCTGTAAAAGCCCAAATGAAGAAAGGGAATTCGGCATTATTGGAAATTGAAGTAGTTGGTGCCAATTCCGTTAAAAATATTTTTCCTGAGGCTCTTCGGATTTTTATTCTGCCGCCTTCTTTTGAGGTATTAGAGGAAAGATTACGGGGACGGGGCACAGATGCCGACGAAGTGATTGCAAAACGTTTAACCCGCGCCAAAGAAGAACTCGAACTGAGCACAGAATTTGACTATCAGATTATTAATGATGATCTCGAACAGGCGATCGCCGACATTGAGGCCGCTATCTTTTCATAAACTATTTCGTAGTAGCCGTATGACCACGACTAGCCGAATCTATTACAATCAGACAAATAGACATAGCAAGAGAACGAGCTAACAGACCCCATGATTCCAACCGTTATCGAAAGTTCTGGTCGGGGCGAACGTGCCTTTGATATTTACTCCCGCCTTTTACGGGAAAGAATTGTTTTCCTCGGACAACAGGTTAATGATGAAATCGCTAACCTCATCGTGGCACAGCTCTTATTCCTAGAAGCCGACGATCCAGAAAAAGACATCTACCTCTACATCAACTCCCCCGGTGGCTCCGTCTCAGCAGGTATGGGCATCTTCGATACGATGAACCAAGTTCGTCCCGATGTCTGCACCATTTGTATTGGCCTTGCAGCAAGTATGGGCGCATTCCTACTCAGTGCTGGCGAAAAAGGTAAGCGTATGAGTCTACCCAACTCCCGCATCATGATTCACCAACCCCTCGGTGGTGCTCAGGGTCAAGCCACAGATATTGAAATTCAAGCAAAAGAAATTTTGTATCTCAAAGGTAAGCTCAACCAGCACCTCGCAGATCATACGGGTCAACCCCTCGACAAGATTGAAGTTGATACTGACCGTGACTTCTTTATGTCCGCAGCGGAAGCGATGGACTATGGCCTAATCGATCAGGTGATTGATAAGAGTCCTTCTGCAACAAATCCACCTGTTTAATCCTTAAAGATTACATCTACCCAAATCCCCCTTTCTCAAGGGGGATTTTTTGTTTTTAAAGCTTTGTGCCAGTAGCTCGATAAATATTGAGCGTAATCGAACCTAGTGGATCGTTCGGGACATTGCGGAAATGTTCTAAGCCGTTTTTGAGGCGATCACCATCCTTGCCTAATTTTTCAACCATCTGCGGAATCATCAGTTTTAGCCACGTATCGATATGGTTCACCAAACCGCGTAGCTCTTCATTTTCTGGAGTTTGCCAATAGTGAAAGGCGATCGCCTCATTATTCACTTCAGCGAAACCAGCTTGCACGAGATAAGCACCTAAACTGCGACCCACATAAGCATTACCATTCGCAGCGAAAAATAGCTCGCATAATGCCTCCCGAAAGTATTCAAAATCCGGGTGAGTCGGATGCACCAGCAAACTTTGATAATCCGTTTCCATTAAACAGATTTGTCCGCCAGATTTCAGAACTCGCAAAGCCTCTTGTAAAACACCTGCAGTATCTGGCACATGCTCTAATAGCCACACTGTCAACGCAAAATCAAACGTATTATCTGCCCAAGGTAATTGGTAGGCATCTCCCGCTCGCAAATCAAAATTCAGCCCTAAATCTGTCAGATATTGCGTCGCGAAGGCAATTTGACGTGGTTGAAGATCGACTCCAGCAAAAATCAAGTCGGGATACTTTTGGCTAATAATGCCAAGCACAGCCCCAACGCCACAGCCAATATCAAGAATGTGGGCATCTGGTTCAAGATCTAAATTCGGAAGAAAGAGGCGATCGCTCCAATACTGAGCCTGCTCAACTAGACGTTGCTGCTCCTCAGGATCGTAACCATGAATATATTCAGACAAGCGACTCCTCTCACCCTTCCTAGATTTATCGCTTTACAATCTAACGCAACCCATCTTCAAATTTTGTACGACTATCCATGAAACCAAGATAGCTAGACATAAAGGCGCCCACCCCTAACTAATCTTTAGTCTCTAAATACAACCCTGCCAACATCAATTTACAATCCCAATATTTCACTCAACAACAACCCTGATACCTGCTGTTCATTCCCTTGACGATTGATTTTCACCCTAATATTTCACATAACCTCAAAAACGCCTTCCGTACCCGTACGTAATTACCGAGAGACTTCACAAAAACTTAAAATAAAGCCCCTAACCTTTACAGAAAACTCTTTGAATCCGGGAATTCACGTATAGCCACACCAGACCAAGCGACCCTATAATTGTGCCTACATAAGGAAAACGATCTGCATCTACCGACTATCCATTTTTGGGCAAAACGTGCATTTACTTTGCGAAATGAGTGCGTTGCCGCCCTTAAAACTATTGGCAGATCGCTATGAATACAACATCATTCCAAAAAGCATCGAAAGCACGCAAAACTCAACAGACAGTTAACGTCAAGCCGCCAGAGCTAGTCCCTTCTAGTTGGATTAATGGTTTTGGCGTTGTCTCATTAGTTACTTGTTCGACAATTATCGCCTCTGGTTATTCTTCTCAGCATCAAGCCCAAGCTGCTTTACATGATGCCCAAAGCCACGGTATCGCCGAGGCTGGCGTTGCTCGCATTTTCAGCAAATTAATCCAGCAGCAAAATCGAGGCTTACTCACAAAAAATTTCGATACTACTGCTAGTGTCGATGAATGGTCAACAGGATCCCTAAGCTGTGGTGCAACAATGACTGCACCAGGTTCTGTCCCAACAGATTTGTTTGGCGGAACGGTACAAAATGGTAGCTACCGCCTTGTTGCATATAAATATGATGCGAACCTCCAGCAGGGCACATTTGTCGTTGAAGGCACAGTAAACGGCTCGACATCCCGTCTTGAGGTCACGCGCAACATTAATCTTGCTGGCGCTGGCCAAGGTAATGCTTGCCCCAGTATTGCTCGTAATCTCAGAGATTCAGTTGCGACAAACATGGCATCGTAAAGACTCATTTCGCATTGATTTTCGAGTCTGATAAAGCACTTTTTTACAATTTCTTTTTCTATTTAATACCTATGCCCTTGTCACGACTTGGCTTTGTCGAGGGTGAGTCATTTTTAACGATTAGCTTCTAGATTTCACTATTTGCAAGACCATGAATAATAATCAAGATCAAGGTTTCACTTTGCTGGAACTGCTGGTGGCTCTTGCCATTATCGGTATTCTTTCAGCAATCACTACTCCCCTCGTGCTGTGGGCAAATAAGCCGTTACAAAATGCGACTTATCAGGCGGCAGGTATTTTTTCACAAGGACGCTCACGGGCGATCGCCACAACTTCTTCAATACGGATCCAACCAGACCCCAGCGATCCAGACCATTCGCTCATAGTTGAAGCATCGGATACCCGCAGTTGTGATCCGAATACTACCCAGCTAACAGGAGCTGTCCCAACAACTGGCAATCAGCTGACAGTCGTTTCGACTAATGGTTTTGCGGCAGGTGATCGCCTCAAAGTTGGTGATGATGAAACAGAAAATGTCGTCCTCACAACGGATAGCAGCACTTCTGTTCTAACCCTAGGCCAACCGCTAGGAACATCTCAAGCTTCTGGCGAGGCTGTTGAAATTATTAGTACTTGGACTAGTGACAAGACCTTTTTCCAAGAAGATATGACCTTGCCAGATACGGTGACAATTGCCAGCAATTTAAACAATTGGGTACTTTGTTTCGACAGCCGTGGTATTGCAAGTGTGAGTGATGACACAGGTATCACCACCGATGATTTAGAAATTACGCTGATTAGTGAGCAGAGTGCGAAAGAAGGAAAAATCACTGTTTTTCAAGGTGGTTTGATTGATTCTGTTGTCATTCAACCGAAGCCAGAGGTGGTTGTTGCATCAGCTAGCGACACAGGTACAAGCACCTCAGATGACTCGTCCTCCGGGACTGGGAGTGATTCTTCCAGCACAGGAGGTGGCTCTGATAGTGCAACATCTAGCGAAGATGACGCCTCTACTGAAGCAGATGACACTTCGACAGATCCAGAAGCATCAACAGAGACTGAGACTTCGACGGAACCAGATGACACATCAACAGAACCAGAGGCGATCGCTGAAGAAACCGAATATGAATTAGATAACGGCGTTGTCGTCACCGTTGATGATTCCTCTCCCATACCTCCAGACCCGGACCCAGAGCCAGCAACTACAGACCCAGAGCCAGCAGCTACAGACCCAGAGCCAGCAGCTACAGACATAACCCCTCCAGACAATACGAGCCCAGATGATGAAGAACCTCAAACATATGAAGAAAAACTCGTCGTCTACCGAGAATGGTTAGATGACAACGAATATTATCAGAGTCTTGTTGAAGGCACTCAGACGGTAGATCGCGATAGTGAGCCATATAAAAATTTCATCACAGAACTCATTGAAAAATTAACTTGGTTGTATTCCTGATATCACAATAATCACCACCTCTAACCATGCTATTTTATATCAACAATTTTCTTTTTAGAGATATCGATAAAAAAGAAGACAATGGTGGATTCTCTCTCATTGAATCTATCGTTTCCCTCTTAATTTTTGTGATTACTTTTTCCTTGGCAGCACCTTTATTTGTTGCCCAACAGAAAAGTAATATCAATAATGAAATTCGCACAGGAGCTGTATCTCTTTCTCAACAAGTGCTCGACAACTTACGTCTAGAAACATCCCTGACGCTCGGCGAAACCAACGAAAGTAGTATTAGCAGCTTAGGAAAAGAGTATAGCTACAATCAATTTGTCTGTTCTGACAAGCCTAGCTTTAATGCTGATAGCTCTGTGTCATGTAATACCACAGTAGATCTCAGCAATCCTATGCGATATATCCTCCTTCAGGTCGAATATAATGAAGAGACAATTTATACAGTGGAAACCATCTACACAGATATCCAATAAGCTGAGTTTTTATCTCAAACTTTTAGATTATCAAAGAAAAACAAAAAATAATTCTTCAGAACTAGGATTTACTCTAGTTGAGCTTTTAGTATCCCTTGCTATTGGCTTGCTGGTAATCAGTTTAGCTTTTTTTGGCAGTGTCCTTAATCGCCAAATTTTTGTACAAGATAGGGCACGTTCTGAGATTGCCCAAACATTACGTTTACCTCTTGATACTGTCGGCAATGATATTAAACAAGCAGGAGAGGGAATTGGTACCAGTGACCCTAATTTCCCTGTCGTCTTACTCACTCAAAACCCAACACAGCTAACGATTCGACGTCAACTAGTCCCAACATCCATTCCTGTTTGTCGTGATATTGCAGTGGGTTCGAGTGATCCTGTTGTCGTACTCGATCAAAATGGTGGAACGCCTTTAGTCGGATGTGAAATCACAGTACTTTCTGATGCTGATAGTGATGGGTGGCCAGACCAGTGGGACAATGCCGAAAAATTCCGTGATTACCGCCTCAATAATGGTAGTGCCATCCGTGCTTTTATTTACAATGGCAATGGTGAAGGAGAATTTTTTGATTATCAAAATGAAAGAGCATTTGATATCGATGATAATGAAATCCCCAATCCATTAGCCACAGTAAATCCTGTCGAATATACGACATTAGATAGCAATAGTAATGTTTGGACAAACAACTATCTAGGTGATAGTAGTAGTCGTATTTATTTGCTTGAAGAGCGCCGTTACCAACTGGATGAAACATCCAATACTCTACAACTAATTACAGATAATAGTCAGACATTAAGTATCACCAATAATATCGATATTTTAGAAGTGGCGGTGATTGTCGAGCAAGACAATGTTGAACATACTTGCACCGTTTTGCCACCGACCACAGCAACAGATTGTGACCCTGTTTTAACCAATTCTTATTCTTGGTCTCAGATTAAAGCTATTGATGTGATGTTACAGGTAGCAGCAGATTCGTCACCGGCATTAGCTTTACAGGAAAATTGTCCGGATCCGAATGATTGTGAGGCTCTACAACTAAGGCGACAATTTGTTCCTCGAAATGTCTTTAATTTCTAGCTCTTAAATGATCTAAAAGCATCAGTCAATCTACTTTTTAAACTTAATCATATGAATATTTTTTTTAAATTAATTTGCCATCTAAATTATCATTCTAAAGGGAAACCGGTGCGGCGATCGCCTCGGTCAGAGGGAGGGTATGTTTTATTTGTCATTATGATGATTTCATTATCAACCCTAGGTTTACTTGCGGCCTACGCGAAAATCACCCACGTTGATAAGATGCGCTCAACCTCTTCGTTTGAGGGGAATACCGCTTTCTATGCTGCCGAAGCGAGTTTAAATTTAAAAGTTGAAGATATTCGCCAGAAATTTGCAGGCTACAATACACCGAATGGCACCCCACCCACTGACATTACGTCCTGTTTTGATTTAGACGCCACAAATGATGGCACGAATGACTTTGGCTGCGACATCGAAACATTTGTATCTAGCTCCTCAGACCAAGCCGCCTTTGAGGCAGCGTCTTACGTCATTGCAAAAAATAATGGCCAGCCAACCATTGGTACAGTGCCACGGGGCGAAGCATTTCAAAATTTGAATATGCAAGAGTATGGTTTTGCGATCCATGCCGTTGCAAAAAAAACCGTTGCGGCTGATTCCGAGCTAGGTGCCAGCTTAAAAATGGATATTAAAAGTCGACTGATTCCAATGTTTCAGTTTGCCGCTTT from [Leptolyngbya] sp. PCC 7376 includes:
- a CDS encoding prepilin-type N-terminal cleavage/methylation domain-containing protein, translated to MLFYINNFLFRDIDKKEDNGGFSLIESIVSLLIFVITFSLAAPLFVAQQKSNINNEIRTGAVSLSQQVLDNLRLETSLTLGETNESSISSLGKEYSYNQFVCSDKPSFNADSSVSCNTTVDLSNPMRYILLQVEYNEETIYTVETIYTDIQ
- the clpP gene encoding ATP-dependent Clp endopeptidase proteolytic subunit ClpP translates to MIPTVIESSGRGERAFDIYSRLLRERIVFLGQQVNDEIANLIVAQLLFLEADDPEKDIYLYINSPGGSVSAGMGIFDTMNQVRPDVCTICIGLAASMGAFLLSAGEKGKRMSLPNSRIMIHQPLGGAQGQATDIEIQAKEILYLKGKLNQHLADHTGQPLDKIEVDTDRDFFMSAAEAMDYGLIDQVIDKSPSATNPPV
- a CDS encoding prepilin-type N-terminal cleavage/methylation domain-containing protein, which gives rise to MNNNQDQGFTLLELLVALAIIGILSAITTPLVLWANKPLQNATYQAAGIFSQGRSRAIATTSSIRIQPDPSDPDHSLIVEASDTRSCDPNTTQLTGAVPTTGNQLTVVSTNGFAAGDRLKVGDDETENVVLTTDSSTSVLTLGQPLGTSQASGEAVEIISTWTSDKTFFQEDMTLPDTVTIASNLNNWVLCFDSRGIASVSDDTGITTDDLEITLISEQSAKEGKITVFQGGLIDSVVIQPKPEVVVASASDTGTSTSDDSSSGTGSDSSSTGGGSDSATSSEDDASTEADDTSTDPEASTETETSTEPDDTSTEPEAIAEETEYELDNGVVVTVDDSSPIPPDPDPEPATTDPEPAATDPEPAATDITPPDNTSPDDEEPQTYEEKLVVYREWLDDNEYYQSLVEGTQTVDRDSEPYKNFITELIEKLTWLYS
- a CDS encoding PilW family protein; its protein translation is MKRQFIQWKPSTQISNKLSFYLKLLDYQRKTKNNSSELGFTLVELLVSLAIGLLVISLAFFGSVLNRQIFVQDRARSEIAQTLRLPLDTVGNDIKQAGEGIGTSDPNFPVVLLTQNPTQLTIRRQLVPTSIPVCRDIAVGSSDPVVVLDQNGGTPLVGCEITVLSDADSDGWPDQWDNAEKFRDYRLNNGSAIRAFIYNGNGEGEFFDYQNERAFDIDDNEIPNPLATVNPVEYTTLDSNSNVWTNNYLGDSSSRIYLLEERRYQLDETSNTLQLITDNSQTLSITNNIDILEVAVIVEQDNVEHTCTVLPPTTATDCDPVLTNSYSWSQIKAIDVMLQVAADSSPALALQENCPDPNDCEALQLRRQFVPRNVFNF
- the gmk gene encoding guanylate kinase, with protein sequence MTSPGKLIVLTGPSGVGKGTLVRELLPRHEQLFLSISATTRQPRTGEVDGKDYFFKSRAEFEAMIAAKELLEWAEYAGNYYGTPLPPVKAQMKKGNSALLEIEVVGANSVKNIFPEALRIFILPPSFEVLEERLRGRGTDADEVIAKRLTRAKEELELSTEFDYQIINDDLEQAIADIEAAIFS
- a CDS encoding class I SAM-dependent methyltransferase, translated to MSEYIHGYDPEEQQRLVEQAQYWSDRLFLPNLDLEPDAHILDIGCGVGAVLGIISQKYPDLIFAGVDLQPRQIAFATQYLTDLGLNFDLRAGDAYQLPWADNTFDFALTVWLLEHVPDTAGVLQEALRVLKSGGQICLMETDYQSLLVHPTHPDFEYFREALCELFFAANGNAYVGRSLGAYLVQAGFAEVNNEAIAFHYWQTPENEELRGLVNHIDTWLKLMIPQMVEKLGKDGDRLKNGLEHFRNVPNDPLGSITLNIYRATGTKL